Proteins encoded in a region of the Candidatus Paceibacterota bacterium genome:
- the rpoC gene encoding DNA-directed RNA polymerase subunit beta', with protein sequence METAPKTFRKRAPTPEFTDILLKLASPERIKEWSYGEVTKPETINYRTQRSEKHGLFDEKIFGPDKDFECYCGKYKGNRYRGIVCEKCGVEITRSIVRRERMGHVDLATPVSHIWFLRTVPSRLGQVLGMSLGDLERVIYFAGYIVTKVHDQERARVLRDIDSEYRSKVATLQDEKSKEALKELLTSAKKDVESIQEGVVLDEVQYHAFAVKYGTIFESSIGAEAIYTLLKNLDLKTLVEKLEKRLEDATAAESEKLNKRLSLTRSMLKSGIRPEWMFLTRIPIIPPGLRPMVALDGGRYATSDVNDLYRRVINRNNRLKKLMEIGAPEVILRNEKRILQEAVDALIDNSVRQGSSTAGSSLVQRRQLKSLADNLKSKRGLFRQNLLGKRVDYSGRSVIVVGPNLKLSQCGLPKHMALELFKPFVISQILQKELAFNIRGATKLIEDGVPEVWAILEDVIKEKYVLLNRAPTLHRLGIQAFQPVLIEGNAIQVHPMVCTAFNADFDGDQMAVHVPLSAEAQLEAREIMAADRNILKPGSGDPTVSAKLLDIALGVYWMTKVVSGEKGEDKIFASPQEAILAYNFNTIGIRAKIKVMPPADSSKYAAFEGKIFETTVGRILFNNVLPVDYPFNNQEIGKGKIPAIVDDLIQRYGINQVPEILDRIKAFGFKYVTMSGVTWGIDDVKIPEKRGEVIKASQAKADIIIQQFDAGLLSQDEKHRKILEVWYDAKNQVEKMIPDALEKDGSISDMVKSGARGSYSQITMMAGMKGLIASTKGEVLEFPILSNSKEGLSPIEYFITTHGSRKGLTDTALNTAKAGYLTRKLFVVAQDVIIAEDDCGTKGGIILKREKSAIGMNTLQKSVRGRILAEDVMDTEGKLVFKRGHLVSKDDAERIEKSGTDQVTVRSPIACEAVTGLCARCYGVDLGREKLVEVGEAVGTVAAQAIGEPGTQLTMRTFHAGGAASASGDITQGLPRVEEIFEKRNSKNPAVVSHVDGVVTEIREEGKERTIVVLPEAHEKEANVKTKSRKKVKASDTEYPVATGRTIFVKVGDSVTKGEILTDGPASIDEIFQYGGREKAQHYIITEVTKPYDLQGETISRKHIEVIVRQMFSRAQITDPGSTPFTVGETVEVSEFELENKMAKERGTEPAKAADIVMGITEVSLTRKSFLAAASFQYTNRVLIQSAVKGSRDTLKGLMENVIIGRLIPAGTGYKGSNKAGIIGKLQGELAQKAAEKAALQQTIAEQAASEPQG encoded by the coding sequence ATGGAAACAGCACCAAAAACATTTAGAAAGCGCGCACCTACTCCGGAGTTTACGGATATTCTTCTTAAGCTTGCCTCACCTGAGAGAATCAAGGAATGGTCATACGGAGAAGTGACAAAGCCTGAAACAATCAACTACCGAACACAGCGAAGTGAAAAGCATGGTCTTTTCGACGAAAAGATTTTTGGTCCTGATAAGGACTTCGAATGTTACTGTGGAAAATACAAAGGTAACCGATACCGCGGTATTGTTTGTGAAAAATGTGGAGTTGAAATCACGCGATCAATCGTTCGCCGTGAGCGCATGGGTCACGTTGATCTTGCAACACCAGTTTCGCACATCTGGTTCCTTAGAACAGTTCCGTCACGACTTGGACAGGTTCTTGGAATGAGCTTGGGCGATCTTGAGCGAGTAATTTACTTCGCAGGATATATCGTTACAAAAGTACACGACCAGGAACGTGCTCGCGTACTCCGTGATATCGATTCTGAGTACCGATCAAAGGTGGCAACACTCCAAGATGAAAAGAGCAAAGAAGCTCTTAAGGAACTTCTTACATCAGCAAAGAAAGATGTTGAAAGCATCCAGGAAGGAGTTGTTCTTGATGAAGTTCAGTACCATGCATTTGCAGTTAAGTACGGAACTATTTTTGAATCAAGCATCGGAGCTGAAGCAATCTACACACTTCTTAAAAATCTTGATCTCAAGACACTTGTTGAGAAGTTAGAAAAGCGACTTGAAGACGCAACGGCAGCAGAATCAGAAAAGCTAAACAAGCGACTTTCTCTTACTCGTTCAATGCTTAAGTCAGGCATCCGCCCAGAATGGATGTTTCTTACACGTATTCCAATTATTCCACCAGGTCTTCGACCAATGGTTGCGCTTGATGGAGGACGATATGCAACATCAGACGTTAATGACCTCTACCGACGTGTTATTAACCGTAACAATCGATTGAAGAAGTTGATGGAAATCGGTGCGCCTGAAGTTATTCTTCGAAATGAAAAGCGAATCCTTCAAGAAGCAGTAGATGCCCTTATCGACAACTCAGTTCGACAAGGTAGCTCAACAGCAGGATCATCACTCGTACAGCGCCGACAACTTAAGTCACTCGCTGACAACCTTAAGTCAAAGCGTGGTCTCTTCCGTCAGAACTTGCTTGGAAAGCGCGTAGACTACTCAGGACGATCAGTTATCGTTGTGGGTCCTAACCTCAAGCTCAGCCAGTGTGGTCTTCCAAAGCACATGGCACTTGAACTCTTTAAGCCATTCGTTATCTCACAAATCCTCCAAAAGGAATTGGCGTTTAACATTCGTGGAGCAACAAAGCTTATCGAAGATGGTGTGCCTGAAGTATGGGCAATTCTTGAAGATGTAATTAAGGAGAAGTACGTACTACTTAACCGTGCTCCTACACTTCACCGTCTTGGTATCCAGGCCTTCCAGCCAGTACTCATCGAAGGAAATGCTATTCAAGTACACCCAATGGTATGTACTGCCTTTAACGCTGACTTCGACGGAGACCAGATGGCCGTTCACGTTCCACTTTCAGCTGAAGCTCAGCTTGAAGCACGTGAAATCATGGCAGCAGACCGAAACATTCTTAAGCCAGGAAGCGGAGACCCAACAGTTTCTGCAAAGCTTTTGGACATTGCACTTGGAGTATATTGGATGACAAAGGTTGTTTCAGGTGAAAAGGGTGAAGATAAAATCTTCGCAAGTCCTCAAGAAGCGATCCTTGCATACAACTTCAACACAATCGGCATTAGAGCAAAGATCAAGGTCATGCCTCCAGCAGACAGTTCAAAATATGCTGCATTTGAAGGAAAGATTTTCGAGACAACAGTTGGACGAATTCTCTTCAACAATGTGCTTCCAGTTGATTACCCATTCAACAACCAGGAAATTGGAAAAGGAAAGATCCCTGCAATTGTAGATGACCTCATCCAGCGATACGGAATTAACCAAGTTCCTGAAATTCTCGACAGAATTAAGGCCTTCGGATTCAAATACGTAACAATGTCAGGTGTGACATGGGGTATTGATGATGTAAAAATCCCTGAAAAGCGTGGTGAAGTCATCAAGGCTTCTCAGGCAAAGGCAGATATCATCATCCAGCAATTCGATGCGGGTCTTCTTTCACAAGATGAAAAGCACCGTAAGATTCTTGAAGTCTGGTATGACGCAAAGAACCAAGTTGAAAAGATGATTCCTGATGCACTTGAAAAGGATGGATCAATCTCAGATATGGTGAAGTCAGGTGCTCGAGGTTCGTACTCACAGATTACGATGATGGCCGGAATGAAAGGACTTATCGCCTCAACAAAGGGAGAAGTGCTCGAGTTCCCAATTCTCTCGAACTCAAAGGAAGGACTTTCACCGATTGAATACTTCATTACAACTCACGGATCACGTAAGGGTCTAACCGACACCGCTCTTAACACAGCTAAGGCTGGATATCTTACACGTAAGCTCTTCGTTGTTGCGCAAGACGTCATCATTGCTGAAGACGATTGTGGAACTAAGGGTGGAATCATCCTTAAGCGTGAAAAGAGCGCTATCGGTATGAATACACTTCAAAAGAGTGTTCGTGGAAGAATCCTCGCTGAGGATGTTATGGACACTGAAGGTAAGCTTGTGTTCAAGCGTGGACACCTTGTATCAAAGGATGATGCAGAGCGAATTGAAAAGTCAGGAACTGACCAAGTAACAGTGCGATCACCAATTGCCTGTGAAGCAGTTACAGGACTCTGTGCTCGTTGTTACGGAGTTGATCTTGGACGAGAAAAGCTCGTTGAAGTCGGTGAAGCAGTGGGTACAGTTGCCGCACAAGCTATCGGTGAACCAGGAACACAGCTTACAATGCGTACCTTTCATGCCGGAGGAGCTGCATCAGCAAGCGGAGACATTACACAAGGTCTTCCACGTGTTGAAGAAATCTTCGAGAAGCGCAATTCAAAGAACCCTGCCGTCGTCTCTCACGTTGACGGAGTAGTCACGGAGATCCGCGAAGAAGGCAAGGAGCGAACGATTGTCGTACTTCCTGAAGCACACGAGAAGGAGGCAAACGTAAAGACAAAGAGCCGAAAGAAGGTGAAGGCATCTGATACAGAATATCCAGTTGCAACTGGTCGAACAATCTTCGTTAAGGTTGGAGATTCAGTTACAAAGGGAGAAATCCTTACTGACGGTCCCGCATCTATCGATGAAATCTTTCAGTATGGTGGCCGAGAAAAAGCTCAGCATTACATCATCACTGAGGTTACAAAGCCGTACGACCTTCAAGGAGAAACAATTTCAAGAAAGCATATTGAAGTTATCGTTCGACAAATGTTCTCACGAGCACAGATCACTGATCCAGGTTCAACACCATTTACAGTTGGTGAAACTGTAGAAGTTTCTGAGTTTGAGCTTGAAAACAAAATGGCAAAGGAAAGAGGAACAGAGCCAGCAAAGGCAGCAGATATTGTTATGGGAATCACAGAAGTGTCCCTTACAAGAAAGAGCTTCCTTGCAGCAGCATCTTTCCAATACACGAACCGTGTACTTATCCAGAGTGCTGTTAAGGGATCACGAGATACACTTAAGGGTCTCATGGAAAACGTTATTATCGGTCGCTTGATTCCAGCGGGAACAGGTTATAAGGGAAGCAATAAAGCAGGAATCATTGGTAAGTTACAAGGTGAACTCGCTCAAAAGGCAGCAGAGAAAGCTGCACTACAGCAGACAATTGCAGAGCAGGCAGCATCTGAACCACAAGGATAA